The Erigeron canadensis isolate Cc75 chromosome 1, C_canadensis_v1, whole genome shotgun sequence genome segment TTTTTATCTTCCGTAGTGTTTCGAAGGTTTCTTGGATGTCTGCAAGTAGTTCTTCCTCCGTTCTACTTTTGATAACCATATCGTCTACATAGACCTCTAGGTTTCGCCCAATTTGCTTGTGGAATGCTTTGTCTACGAGTCATTGATAGGTTGCTCCTGCGTTTTTTAGTCCAAATGGCATCTTTGTGTAGCAGAATGTTCCTTTGCTTGTGTGAAAAAAtgtcttttcttcatcttccttAGCCATTTGTATTTGATGATATCCTTTATAGGCGTCTAAGAAACATTTCCATTTATGTTCTGCTAAAGATTCAACTTTCCAGTCTATTTCTGGTAGTGGGTAACAGTCTTTTGGACATACCTTATTTATATCTGTGAAATCTACACACATTCTCCAGCCTCCGTTTCCTTTCTTCACCATTACTAGGTTTGCAATCCACATAGGGTATGTGGCTTCTCTTATGATTCCGGCTTTTACCAGCTCGTCTACTTCTTTACATGCTGCCTTATCTCTGTCATTTGataaacttcttttcttttgtcgTACGGGTTCCATACTTTTCCTTTCATTCAGCCTATGCTCCGTGACAAAGGTCTGTTCACCTAGGGTGAGCATCCCTAGGGACCCCTGTCATATCCGCGTATTCCCATGCGAATATATCAATGTTTTGTTGTAATAATTTTTGtaacttctttttgaaatcTTCTGGCAGCCCCTTCCCTATGGTAATTAGTTGATCTGGGTAGGTTGGGTTCACGAGTACCTTGTCATTATCCTGAGCTTGATCGTTCTGGCTGGGTATTTTCACTTCCTCTGGTTCCTCCTTTGATTTTTTAACCTCACTAATTTGTTTTGTCTGATCATAACTTGATTTTATCATTCCCACGCCTGATTTCGTTTGGAACAGTACCATGGCGTGGACTGTGGAAGGTACCATCTCCATTCGTTGTATTGCTGGTCTTCCCAGGAGAATGTTGTATGGTGAGGGTGCTCGCACTACAATGAAATCTAGGGTTTCCGTTCGTGCAAACGGAGGGTTCCCTAGGGTGACATCGAGATCTATTTCCCCTAGGGGCCATACGCGATTTCCGGCAAATCCTGCGAGTGGGCCTGTGAGGTTTGTGGGCCTGTGAGGTTTGTCATTCTTGCCTTTATTGCTTCTGGTAATTGCAGGAAGCAATGTTCATATATAATGTCGCATTCGCTTCCATTATCGATATATACTCTTCGTACCGAAATATCGAATATTTGTGCTTGTATTATTAATGAATCTTTGCTGGCTTTTTTGTCTCCCAAAGCGGGAAAACATAGATCTCTTGATTGGATTTGCGAGTCTTCTGGATCTTTTCGTTTCATGCTTGCTTAACTGGAGTCTTTGCCGGCATACATTATTGGGATTTGAGTGTCGAAACAGGGAATCTGAAtatttttttgtgattttttgtGAGAAAAAATTTCTggattttaaccttttttggTGAAGGTTGTGGTGATGAGTAGCGATTATCCCGAGGATGGCGTCAATTGTTTGTACACTGGATTAGGTTAAGAGATTTGGGGATGTTTGATGGATTGGACGGCGATTTCCTGTTGGTAGGAGCTTTTCTCCCTTGTACGCCGGTTTAGATGTATTTAGATTTTTTCTGGTTTTTCTCGTGTatcttgtatatatgtttttagggTGTTTCCCGTGGTGAGCATGATGATGATCATTtagggttttcccccttttatagtAGTTTTTCGTGGAGAGAAAGTCTCCAACGCGTTTCTTATCTTTGGTAACGATCTCCcttatttaaggaagtgatatgatcgtatcttttcgtgtttatcttctttttccCGAGTTAGGTGATACCCTGGGTGACCTCTTAGCCTTCTTAGAGTGAGGCTTTATCCTGAGTAACGGTGGGTACACCATCAGTCATTTAACGTCTGCTTTATGGGATAACATCGATGAAGACGATATATATGTCCAATATGTTCTGTGTATCTCAAATATGGTCAATAACTGAAGATTTTGTAGCGtggtatttaattattattatataactatttgatttataatttttcatatcaaatttgtatataacattaaaatttattaaaatgttCCGATTTAGGTTAAACTCACATCAATCAACTAGCTAATATAGAGATACTCCCTTGGTCTCATTTTATGtcctattttaattttcatatatttttatttaaactttcatcgtaaataattttatttttattatataataattgataataaatttatataatgaaaactatattaaaaactcaacacattcatatattaatatttaacgagtatggtacctgcgcaatgcggcggtgagacGACGATGACGGTGGTGTGATGGCGGCGACggatggtgacggtggtggcggcATCAATTGGTATAGGTaaaggtatttgatttaaaggttgttagtagagatattttataataggaaaatgattaatcaacctaattggtgtgcctaaagatatgcctaaaaccttaaaaatttgacatgtagattccactaattctctttcctaatcttgctccctgatttttctacatgtcatcatcttacaattagacacatttttaaacaaaccaattaggttgatttatcattatcctttataatataatggactaatagtataatttaatattaagggttgatgattatttaatatattaaggGTAATTTGTTCAATTCGCAtaatatttttgtaaactttcagCATGgctaataattttttataaaagtatagatagtATCTAACTCACATATAAAATTATCTACTACGAGTATAAAATTTCAAATGTGAAAGAGAATTAAAATGtcatatatacaaattacaaaTGAATATATAGAAAGGGTAAACAAACGCGCCAATATATTGGTTCCCATTTGTTTGAGCTGCAAACCGTTCCCCCATCTCTCTTTCTCTCGCCCCTTCAATATCTTTCCCTTCTGTTGAATtcccattaaaaataaataaaattttctgcATTAATTTTATATCAATACACATTTCAAATAAGGATTTGGGCCTTGTAAAATTTCACCATCTATGTGATCTCTGATTAAAGAAATCCAGGATCATTAAAGATTTTGACATTCTTGAGAAGAATTATATTAGTTTACATGCAATAAGAAAAGGAAAAGGTAAATGCtatttttattagattaatGTATATTATGGTACGTTACATATGATTTGatgttaacatatatatatatatatatatttgcatgaTAATCATGATTTAAACTTGGATTGTTatgattatatagatatatgttaatgttaattttgatttagaaacatatatatctatgaCAAGTAGAACAAAACCAATAGCACCTGTTGTTTTTTTAAGTCATTAAGTGATGAATGTATTAAGTTGCTGAATGCATAAATATTGTCTGTATGTATCAAGTAAAAAGTAGGTAATTGATGTTTATTTTTGCTTATTAAGTCCAAAAAGAAGCATGAAATTTGATTGAATGCATTAAGTTCTTGATTATTAAATctatcaagtaaaaaaaaaaagaacaaggCATACGTTGGTCTTTAAACGAGGGATATGGGCCAATGAGCACTTGGTCTGGTGTGGAGGTCTTATGTTCAAACCTTATCACATGTGTTTAATCACTAATTTGGGTGTCACTAGCAGTTATTGGGTTGGATTATCTTATGGAGTACCAATGTGACATGTTATATAATCATCAAGCCGAACATAATCATGAGTAGTTAATCGTTACTTATGAGTATTTTTGGTGGTGTTATGCATAAATTGTGATTATAATGCAATACAGAGCAAGTTCTTGACAAGCTTGGGTAATATGTATAAATTGTGATTATAATGATCTTTTGCCATACATTTATATTTTGGATATTGCATATGAGATATGATaatttggtctttcaacatctgCGATCTTGCTTAACACTTTTTAATGGCAATCCTTGTACTAAAAAGAATCTTTATTCAGTCGATCGAGTACATTAATAAGAAGAACCCCAAATTTATATACAGTTAGGCTTCTACGGTATGTTGCTGCAGATGATAATGGTCTATGACAAAAATCACAgatgataatgatatataaagtacttcTAAAAGCTATCATCTAAGAGGGAGCAATATGATTGAGCTCTTCAATAGCATAAATGTAAGATTATAGAATCCTTGGCAGATCCTTAAAAGCAAACATATGCAGACATGCTGTCTATATGGATAGATATGATGAAATTATTCAAATTATGTAGATATCAATTGGAATGGTTGTTTATTGGGAAGTAAATAGACTATATCCCAAAATTATCATTGTGATTGCTCTTTATCTTTGAGATTAACACTCATTTACATCATACTCTACATGTATTCTGTTAGCAATCCATTTCATATTTCTGAATCTCCATTAAATATATTTGCATTGTTCTAATTCGTCTTTGCTCCAAATTTACAGATCTCAAATGCGGCATCTTAATGTGAAAATATGCAAATAAGAACAAGCAATGCAGATGGTTTCCGGATTAGTGTTTCAAACACTCCTAGTTGCTCTACAAATTTTAATTCTTCTGGGCATGATGACATAGAATCCTTAGGAGATGTTTTTCTTTGGGGTGAGATTTGTTCTGATGTGGCTTCTGGTGATGGATCTGTGAATGCATTTCCATCAAAAGGCGATATTACCACTCCTAGGCTCCTAGAATCAAATGTAGTTATAGACGTTCACCAAATTGCTTGTGGTGTTAGACATTTATCTCTTGTAACAAAGCAAGGTGAGCTTTTTACTTGGGGAGAGGAATCTGGAGGTAGGCTTGGTCATGGATTTGAAAAAGACTTTGGCCGCCCACGTCTTGTTGAATTTCTAGCGGTCACTAATGTTGATTACGTCGCATGTGGTGAGTTTCATACTTGTGCTATATCAACAGCTGGTGATCTATATACCTGGGGAGATGGGTCCCATAATGCTGGACTTCTTGGCCACGGTACTGATGCCAGTCACTGGATACCAAAAAGAGTTTCCGGACCTTTGGAAGGACTTATAGTTTCATCTGTGGCTTGTAGTACCTGGCATACAGCGATGTCAACTGCTGATGGGAAGCTATTTACATTTGGTGATGGAAAGTTTGGTGTATTAGGCCATGGGGATCGAGAGAGTGTAAAATATCCGAAGgaagttcaacttttaaaaGGGTTGAAGACTAGAAAAGTTGCATGTGGAGTATGGCACACTGCCGCAATTGTCGAGATCTCAAACCAGCAAGGTGGAATTTCTACATCCAGGAAGCTTTTTACATGGGGTGATGGGGAAAAGTATCGATTGGGTCATGGAAACAAAGAAACTTGCTTAAAACCAACATGTATATCGGCTCTCATCGACTACAACTTTCACCAATTAGCATGTGGACATACCATGACCTTAGGTCTCACAACATCTGGCCACGTCTATTCTTTTGGTAGTACTGCATATGGCCAACTGGGGAATCCACAATCTGATGGAAAGTTGCCTGCTTTAGTACAAGATGAATTGGTGGGTGAATTTGTAGAAGAAATTGCATGTGGAGCTTACCATGCTGCTGTTCTGACTTCAAGAAGTGAAATATTTACTTGGGGAATGGGTGCAAATGGAAGACTGGGCCACGGAGACTTTGAAGATCGCAAAACTCCAACTTTGGTCGAAACGTTAAGAGATAGGCATGTTAAAAGCATATCATGTGGTGCAAGTTATACGGCTAGTATATGCATTCACAAGTGGATGTCGGGAGCAGACCAATCAGTTTGTTATGGTTGTAAACAAGCATTCGGTTTCACTAGAAAGAGGCATAATTGCTACAACTGTGGCCTTGTACATTGTCATGCCTGTAGTTCTAGAAAGGCTGTAAGAGCAGCACAGGCTCCGATTCCAAGCAAACCTCATCGTGTTTGTGACTCTTGCTATGCAAAACTTTTAAAGAAGCATAATGACATTGGGAGTAGCAATACTTATCACAGGAGATATAATAACCCATCAGGGGTAGATGGCAGTAGGAAAGATAGAGGACCAGGTCGAACATCTAGGCTACTAATGTCTCCGAACATTGAACCAGTCAAATATCTTGAGATCATGTCGGCAATGTATGGGACAAAAGCTGGTTCTTATTCTTCCGTAAGAGCTTCCCAAGTTCCATCGTCTCAACAATTAAAGGATATTACATTCCCTAGCTCCCTCGGTGCATTTCATAATGCTATGACTATGAGACCTGCTGTCCCAGCCCCATCACTTCAAATGCAGCCACAGTTTCTGCCACCTCCACAGCCTCCCCCTCAACCTCCCCCTCAACCTCTGTCCACCAACACGAGAGCTGCTTCACCTTATTCAAGAAGACCAAGTACCCCGTGTTCCGGCCCTCCAATGTTTTCAAGATGTGTAATTGATAATCTAAAGAAATCAAATGAGATTTTGAACCAAGAAGTCTCCAAGTTGCATACCCAAGTATTTCTCTATCCATCCCATAAAAAGTAtcatgttttgacttttgaaaatctttcttttttaattttgacttttagtatttttgtttgtgttatgtaaaacttgatgaaatttatacAAATGGATTGGATTTTGAATGTGTTTTCATTGATGTAGTTTTTATTAAGTATCATATaactccaaaaaaaaaaagcataaggTCAAAGTTGCAAAACGAAGACTTTGAATAGTCAAAACAGGACAATTATTATCTTTGACAATTTTATTCTGTGTTTTTCTTTATGATTGACATGTTATGcattgtttaattaaattttaggTGAAAACATTAACGAAGACAAGTGGTCGCCAAGCTGGGGAGATTCAAAAGTGGAAGAGTCATGCACAAGAATATGCGTCATTAGTATCAGACCAAAACGCCAAGTGTCTGGTTGTTGCAGATGTCTTCAAATGTGTCAGATCACAGGTATGTTATATTGCATTGAGCCATTGATCACTACCTACTTTGGCCTCTTTTCTACCCTCTCCTTCCTTGTATTGATTACATACGCTTGCTACAGGTGACACACTATGATTATCCATTATGTCGTTCTATCCAACTAaactatatcaaatttttttcacttttaaggTTGAGTAATTCTACATATATGTGCGTAAGATATAGTAATATTGTTGATGGGACTATGTTGTATATGCATGAAGATTGTCAATATGGCCTCTACTTGGCACGCAAAAGTCTTCTTTCTAGTTTAACTGTCGGCTTTAACTGTGTTGTAGACAATAAAATGCGAGAGCTACTCGATAATTTGATAAATCAGAGTTATGAAgcattttcttttccttcctaAAGGGCGAATTAGGAAATTTCAAAGAATTAAGATGGAATGGAATCTTgaataaaaagaacaaaattcTATGGATGTAGGGTGATACACACATGAGCAAGATCATGGTTACTGAAATGTGACACAAAGCACTATAAGAACACACAAGGATTATGTTTATCTGTTTATATATGTCAAGACATATGTTTGTCCATGGGTGTAATATTACTGAAGTAAACTATTGATTTTACCATCATAATTTATTGTGTCGTTCTCTATATAACTTTTCATAAACAAGTCATTTGAGGTAATTATATGTTAACTGACttgttctttgttattcaatgtCAGCTAAACGAGTTTACAGAGAAGCTACCTCCTGAAATGTCTAATGATGAAACTTTCAAAGCTTTGACTTCTAAAGTTAACGACTTTTTGGAATCAGATCTGCCTAATGAAATTACTTCATCAAGTAAAAGTAGACACAGAAAAACTAAAGATGTTAATGGGGCCAGGAAAACGTCACCAAAGGATAATGTGCCTCCACAAAAGAATAACGGCTCCGCTGGTGGTGAAACTTTAGAACAGGCTAGGCAATCAAACACACAAGGTGTTTCAAGAGTACCCAAGCATCCACAAAGAGATGACAAGAAAGAAGTAATCGAGCAATTTGAACCTGGGGTATATGTGACTCTGGTTCAACTTTCAAATGGCACAAAAATCTTCAAGCGAGTTAGATTCAGGTACTTAGCGGATTCTAAATTATTTGCATCACGTCACGTATATAGTCACTTATACATCTATCCTCTTTAGTTATTTACATTTCACATTATTTTCCCTAGCATTCTTGATAAACCTTCCCCTGTGCATGTAACTAGGAATTAGTGCAGgaaattattataaattctGCCTGTTGTGCTATTGTGTGTATCCAACTCTAAATTCCTGTATTTTTCACTCTTTCATCTCACGATTATACTTTACCTAACAAGTTGGATACATCAGTCATGAAAAAACACGTACCATATTCCGTCTCCATGAACTGGACCCATTCGTGGGCCAAATTGATGTCCATTGACTTCCCATTGCATCAGATTGTGCTTACCTACACTTTTGTTCTCGATGAATGTACTCGATCAAACTTGTTCTAGGATCCTAAAAATGGTGGAAGCTTATAAGTCCAAATAATATGGTCAAAAATTTTCTCGATCTTCTATACACATGCAGCAAAAGAAGGTTTGTGGCAGAGCAGGCTGAAGAATGGTGGAAGGAAAACAAAGAAAAGGTATACAAGAAATATAGTCCGGCAAAGTCAAACAGCACTCCAAGTACATCTGCAGCTCAATCACCCTCTAACAAGGAACCATCAGCATCTAGTTAGCTCGGTGTTTTTTCAGTTGAACCATCAGCAAGAAGTTGGTCTTTAGTTTAGTGTGAATGACTGGCCTGAATCTGAAGTTTACCAACTGTCCGGCTTGATTCATGCAAACAGCTTTGTTGTACGTCCTGTTTCAAAATATTGCAAACTCAAAGACTTCTGGTGCACTGCGTTTGCCCTTAACTCAGATTAGATAGTTTACACATTTGCTAAATTGGATCATATTAAAGAGGCAGCAAATACATGTATGTTCAGAGATGTTCTGTTTGATTTTCATTTGTATGTTAACAAAGTACGTTATGGTTACATTGAAATCATAattgaaggaaaaaaa includes the following:
- the LOC122585625 gene encoding PH, RCC1 and FYVE domains-containing protein 1-like — protein: MQIRTSNADGFRISVSNTPSCSTNFNSSGHDDIESLGDVFLWGEICSDVASGDGSVNAFPSKGDITTPRLLESNVVIDVHQIACGVRHLSLVTKQGELFTWGEESGGRLGHGFEKDFGRPRLVEFLAVTNVDYVACGEFHTCAISTAGDLYTWGDGSHNAGLLGHGTDASHWIPKRVSGPLEGLIVSSVACSTWHTAMSTADGKLFTFGDGKFGVLGHGDRESVKYPKEVQLLKGLKTRKVACGVWHTAAIVEISNQQGGISTSRKLFTWGDGEKYRLGHGNKETCLKPTCISALIDYNFHQLACGHTMTLGLTTSGHVYSFGSTAYGQLGNPQSDGKLPALVQDELVGEFVEEIACGAYHAAVLTSRSEIFTWGMGANGRLGHGDFEDRKTPTLVETLRDRHVKSISCGASYTASICIHKWMSGADQSVCYGCKQAFGFTRKRHNCYNCGLVHCHACSSRKAVRAAQAPIPSKPHRVCDSCYAKLLKKHNDIGSSNTYHRRYNNPSGVDGSRKDRGPGRTSRLLMSPNIEPVKYLEIMSAMYGTKAGSYSSVRASQVPSSQQLKDITFPSSLGAFHNAMTMRPAVPAPSLQMQPQFLPPPQPPPQPPPQPLSTNTRAASPYSRRPSTPCSGPPMFSRCVIDNLKKSNEILNQEVSKLHTQVKTLTKTSGRQAGEIQKWKSHAQEYASLVSDQNAKCLVVADVFKCVRSQLNEFTEKLPPEMSNDETFKALTSKVNDFLESDLPNEITSSSKSRHRKTKDVNGARKTSPKDNVPPQKNNGSAGGETLEQARQSNTQGVSRVPKHPQRDDKKEVIEQFEPGVYVTLVQLSNGTKIFKRVRFSKRRFVAEQAEEWWKENKEKVYKKYSPAKSNSTPSTSAAQSPSNKEPSASS